The proteins below are encoded in one region of Bacillota bacterium:
- a CDS encoding cysteine--tRNA ligase, which yields MSLRVYNTLTKQKEDFIPASPHQVKMYVCGPTTYDFIHLGNARALVVFDTIRRYLEYKGYRVLYVQNFTDIDDKIIARAAEENEDALELANRYIREYYRDADALRVLRADVHPRASEHIAEMIQMVERLLEKGMAYQVDGDVYFSIRQFPGYGKLSGRTLEEMRAGARVEVDARKRDPLDFVLWKAAKPGEPAWESPWGRGRPGWHLECSAMSLKYLGFGFDIHGGGSDLIFPHHENEIAQAEAYAGAAPFARYWIHNGFVTVNEEKMSKSLRNFFIVRDLLQEWPPEIVRFFLLSTHYRSPLDFNLEQLEQARRSYSRLRNTLELLEEVTGKQEVVPAGRLSREAVAFRSQIVARVEEFETAMDDDFNTALALAALHNLGRDVNGFINREDFNPTPAVIHVLVRVRQYFIRLLDLLGLVPGESRELGSEYYPALKEAAVGVLPEPLPATPQELLAELLKAREEARRQKNYQAADALRETLRKIGIILEDTPRGVRWRLV from the coding sequence ATGAGTCTCAGGGTCTACAACACGCTCACTAAGCAAAAGGAGGATTTTATTCCGGCATCGCCGCACCAGGTTAAGATGTACGTGTGCGGCCCCACTACCTACGACTTTATCCATCTCGGAAATGCCCGCGCCCTGGTTGTCTTCGATACCATCAGGCGGTATCTGGAGTACAAGGGCTACCGCGTTTTGTATGTCCAGAATTTCACCGACATCGACGATAAGATCATTGCCCGCGCAGCTGAGGAAAATGAAGATGCGCTGGAGCTTGCGAACCGGTACATCAGGGAGTATTATCGGGATGCAGATGCCTTGAGGGTTCTGCGCGCCGATGTCCACCCCAGGGCGAGCGAGCACATCGCCGAGATGATTCAAATGGTGGAACGCCTCCTGGAAAAGGGAATGGCCTACCAGGTGGATGGCGACGTTTATTTTAGCATCCGCCAGTTTCCGGGATACGGGAAGCTTTCCGGGCGGACGCTGGAGGAGATGCGGGCCGGGGCGCGGGTTGAGGTGGACGCGCGCAAGCGCGATCCGCTGGATTTTGTCCTCTGGAAGGCCGCAAAACCGGGGGAGCCGGCCTGGGAAAGCCCCTGGGGCAGGGGAAGGCCCGGGTGGCACCTGGAATGTTCGGCGATGTCTTTAAAGTACCTGGGCTTCGGCTTCGATATCCACGGGGGTGGAAGCGACCTGATTTTTCCCCACCATGAAAACGAGATCGCCCAGGCCGAGGCCTATGCAGGCGCTGCCCCATTTGCCCGCTACTGGATTCACAACGGCTTTGTTACCGTTAACGAAGAAAAGATGTCAAAGTCGCTGAGGAACTTTTTTATCGTGAGGGACCTCCTGCAGGAGTGGCCCCCTGAAATCGTGAGGTTTTTTCTCCTTTCAACCCACTACCGGAGCCCCCTTGACTTCAACCTGGAGCAGCTGGAGCAGGCGCGCCGGAGCTACAGCAGGCTCCGCAACACCCTGGAACTCTTGGAAGAAGTAACGGGGAAGCAGGAGGTGGTTCCCGCAGGGAGGCTCTCCCGGGAGGCGGTTGCCTTTCGGAGCCAGATTGTGGCGCGGGTCGAGGAGTTCGAAACGGCCATGGATGACGACTTCAACACCGCCCTTGCGCTGGCCGCGCTTCACAACCTGGGACGGGATGTGAACGGTTTTATCAACCGGGAGGATTTCAACCCGACCCCTGCTGTGATCCACGTCCTCGTCCGGGTCCGCCAGTATTTTATCCGGCTGCTGGACCTGCTCGGTCTTGTGCCTGGGGAAAGCAGGGAACTGGGCAGCGAATACTATCCCGCACTCAAGGAGGCGGCAGTTGGGGTTCTTCCGGAGCCCTTGCCTGCGACGCCGCAGGAGCTTCTGGCGGAGCTTTTAAAGGCGCGTGAAGAAGCGCGCCGCCAGAAAAACTACCAGGCGGCCGATGCCCTCCGGGAGACCCTGCGGAAGATCGGAATCATCCTCGAGGATACGCCCCGGGGTGTCCGCTGGCGCCTC
- the cysE gene encoding serine O-acetyltransferase — MGFLRRIKRDIQVIFERDPAAKSVWEVILCYPGFHALLLHRIAHWLYRKNLVLLPRLISQFNRFLTGIEIHPGAKIGEGLFIDHGMGVVIGETAEIGDNVTIYQGVTLGGTGKEKGKRHPTIGNNVVISAGAKVLGSLTVGDNVKIGAGSVVLRNVPPNCTVVGVPGKVVVRDGRKVADAQPDAIDLQHHLLPDPVGEMILCLQRKIARLENRIEELEAKIHESQGLQHAH, encoded by the coding sequence GTGGGGTTCTTACGGCGGATTAAAAGGGATATCCAGGTCATTTTCGAGCGCGACCCGGCGGCGAAAAGCGTTTGGGAGGTCATCCTGTGTTACCCTGGTTTTCATGCCCTTTTGCTGCACCGGATTGCCCACTGGCTCTACCGGAAGAACCTGGTTCTGCTTCCTCGCTTGATCTCTCAGTTCAACAGATTCCTGACCGGCATCGAAATCCATCCGGGCGCTAAAATCGGTGAAGGTCTTTTCATCGATCACGGGATGGGTGTGGTGATCGGGGAGACTGCCGAAATTGGCGATAATGTGACGATATACCAGGGGGTTACGCTGGGGGGAACCGGCAAGGAAAAAGGGAAGCGCCACCCCACCATCGGCAACAACGTGGTGATCAGCGCCGGAGCAAAGGTGCTTGGCTCCCTTACGGTGGGAGATAACGTGAAAATTGGCGCCGGTTCGGTGGTGCTCAGGAACGTACCGCCCAACTGCACTGTGGTAGGAGTTCCGGGAAAGGTTGTGGTTCGGGACGGGCGGAAAGTTGCGGACGCCCAGCCTGATGCCATCGACCTCCAGCACCACCTCCTGCCCGACCCTGTAGGGGAAATGATCCTCTGCCTGCAGCGAAAAATTGCCCGCCTGGAAAACCGGATCGAAGAACTGGAGGCGAAAATCCATGAGTCTCAGGGTCTACAACACGCTCACTAA